A window of the Lactuca sativa cultivar Salinas chromosome 5, Lsat_Salinas_v11, whole genome shotgun sequence genome harbors these coding sequences:
- the LOC111877127 gene encoding cyclin-A3-2: MDDTKQNSINVIHHDSRKRPFPIVTGANHHPVKPLPSTKRRVVLGDLTNSENLTSISIHSSDNKHNPRSVQCVNTEVSVSSRSTNTKKFSLASLIYQHLHSLEVEEKRRPLADYMEKVQSDITIGMREVLVDWLVEVTEEYKLASDTLFLTVSYIDRFLSSHSLSRNKLQLLGVSCMLVASKFEEISPPQAEDYCYITDNTYTKEEVFQMEETLLQFLNSDLSNPIPKTFLRILIRAAQGEMQPSSSSFEFLSWFLVELSLLDYSCLRFLPSMVAASAIFVARFTLEPEKHPWGLKMQCYSGYKPSELKDCVLAIHDLQLGRRAPSSRAVREKYTQHKLKCVAALACPLEIPDSYLEE, from the exons ATGGACGATACCAAACAAAACTCCATTAACGTCATCCACCATGATTCCCGGAAGCGACCCTTCCCCATCGTCACCGGTGCCAATCACCACCCTGTCAAACCACTTCCATCTACAAAGAGACGAGTGGTTTTGGGTGACCTAACCAATTCGGAAAACCTAACTTCCATTTCCATCCATAGCTCGGATAACAAACACAACCCGAGATCAGTTCAGTGTGTGAATACTGAGGTTTCTGTCTCTTCCAGATCGACTAACACCAAGAAGTTTTCGTTAGCATCTCTTATATATCAGCATCTTCACTCATTAGAG GTCGAGGAAAAGAGAAGGCCATTGGCTGATTATATGGAAAAAGTTCAATCGGATATCACAATAGGAATGCGAGAGGTGTTAGTGGATTGGTTGGTTGAGGTAACAGAGGAGTATAAACTTGCATCCGATACCTTGTTCTTAACAGTCTCCTACATCGACAGATTCCTATCTTCACATTCTTTAAGCAGAAACAAACTCCAGCTTCTTGGTGTATCTTGCATGCTTGTAGCTTC aaaatttgAAGAGATTAGTCCTCCACAAGCTGAAGATTATTGTTATATAACCGACAATACTTATACTAAAGAAGAG GTCTTTCAAATGGAAGAAACCTTGCTCCAGTTTTTGAATTCGGATCTTAGCAATCCAATACCAAAAACTTTTCTTAG AATTCTCATTAGAGCTGCCCAAGGAGAAATGCAgccatcatcttcttcatttgaGTTTTTGAGTTGGTTTCTTGTGGAGCTAAGCTTGTTAGATTACAGTTGTTTAAGATTCTTGCCATCAATGGTGGCAGCCTCAGCCATTTTTGTTGCAAGATTTACACTTGAACCAGAAAAGCATCCATGG GGATTGAAAATGCAATGTTATTCTGGATATAAACCATCTGAATTAAAGGATTGTGTGCTTGCAATTCATGACTTACAGTTGGGTAGAAGAGCACCATCTTCTCGAGCAGTAAGAGAGAAATATACACAACATAAG CTCAAGTGTGTTGCAGCATTGGCATGCCCTTTAGAAATTCCAGATTCTTACTTGGAAGAATGA